In Armatimonadia bacterium, the following are encoded in one genomic region:
- a CDS encoding TolC family protein has product MLPVVTFLLLSLAGTPSHAATTPPTVSLDLPAATELALQRSLQISAAWQGAEAAAQVVEQVQALKRGKVGLEAEYLHLNDSIGMSINLPAGLGLKLPPIVIVPQELLHARVQAGLPLYTGNKIERAVQQATYGAEALKAFARDTESGVMLEVSDYYLGALLAREVVKVQQQALDTYRQHLDQANKVFKAGVVARYDVIRAETAVKDQEKKVSDAQNQYDLALSALRTALVMDRDTPIELRGSLQEVSESLTLLEAQKIALTDSDALKALDNKSLAYQMAGKVEEAGGRPQVAAIGQVELLTGNLAATDPEWTVGVKATYDLYDGGARKAKVREQQAQQRKVETEREYAGNQIQLAIQSAYLDMGAARVGLEASHKSAELAEESLRLAQRRFEFGVGTSLEVLDATTTLAGARVGETQSLYQLDKAWLKMHRYVGDLRAACRRAGL; this is encoded by the coding sequence GTGCTTCCGGTCGTTACGTTCCTTCTTTTGTCCCTCGCGGGGACGCCTTCCCATGCGGCCACGACTCCTCCTACAGTCTCACTCGATCTGCCCGCAGCGACCGAGTTGGCGCTTCAGCGCAGCCTGCAGATCAGCGCTGCCTGGCAGGGCGCTGAGGCCGCCGCTCAGGTCGTCGAGCAAGTGCAGGCCCTCAAGCGCGGTAAGGTCGGGCTTGAAGCCGAGTACCTGCACCTCAACGACTCCATCGGAATGTCCATTAACCTCCCGGCCGGGCTCGGCCTCAAGTTGCCGCCCATCGTGATTGTCCCGCAGGAGCTTCTCCATGCCCGCGTGCAAGCAGGCCTGCCGCTCTACACGGGCAACAAGATCGAGCGGGCGGTCCAGCAGGCCACCTACGGCGCCGAGGCCCTCAAAGCCTTCGCCCGTGACACCGAGTCCGGTGTGATGCTCGAAGTCTCCGACTACTACCTCGGGGCGCTGCTGGCTCGCGAGGTCGTGAAGGTGCAGCAGCAAGCCCTGGACACCTACCGGCAGCATCTCGATCAGGCCAACAAGGTCTTCAAGGCCGGCGTCGTCGCCAGGTACGATGTGATTCGGGCCGAGACCGCCGTCAAGGACCAGGAGAAGAAGGTCAGCGACGCGCAGAACCAGTACGACCTGGCCCTCTCCGCTCTCCGCACAGCCCTGGTGATGGACCGTGACACGCCCATCGAACTCCGCGGCAGTCTTCAGGAGGTCTCCGAGAGCCTGACCCTCCTTGAGGCCCAGAAGATCGCCCTCACCGACAGCGACGCCCTCAAGGCCCTCGACAACAAGAGCCTTGCCTACCAGATGGCCGGCAAAGTCGAGGAGGCGGGAGGTCGTCCGCAGGTCGCCGCCATCGGTCAGGTGGAGCTTCTCACCGGCAACCTCGCCGCCACTGACCCCGAGTGGACCGTCGGCGTCAAGGCCACCTACGACCTCTACGACGGCGGCGCACGCAAGGCCAAGGTCCGCGAGCAGCAGGCCCAGCAGCGCAAGGTCGAAACTGAGCGCGAGTATGCCGGCAACCAGATCCAACTGGCGATCCAGAGCGCTTACCTTGACATGGGAGCAGCCCGCGTGGGTCTTGAGGCGTCACACAAATCCGCTGAGTTGGCCGAGGAGAGCCTGCGTCTGGCCCAGCGGCGCTTCGAGTTCGGCGTCGGCACCAGCCTTGAAGTCCTCGATGCCACGACTACTCTCGCCGGCGCTCGCGTGGGGGAGACGCAGTCGCTGTACCAGCTCGACAAAGCCTGGCTGAAGATGCACCGGTACGTAGGGGACCTTCGTGCCGCCTGCCGGAGGGCCGGACTATGA